The Rhizobium sp. WSM4643 genome contains the following window.
CTTGAAGGCCCTGCTGCCGCTGACGACCTGCTGTTTTCCGTCGCGCAGGCAGACGACCTCGAGTTCGACGTCGAGCGCGGCATCCGTGTCGTTGACGACATGCACGTCGAGACCGTTCGTTCCCTCGTCGGTGAAGACCACTTGCACCGGCCGGAATGCACGGCGCATCGCATACCAGACGGGCTTCGGCTCTCCGGTGGAATCGATCACCCCCCAGCCAGGGCCGGGCAGCAGGTCCTGCAGCGTCCAGACGAGCGCGCCATTGCAGGCGGAGCCCTTGCGCCGCCATTCGGCAAAAGTCTCTTCGATCACCTCGCCGGTGACGGCGCGGGAGAGATCGAGATAGCGTTCCGGATCTTCGCGGCGCAGCTGAGCGGGATCGAAACCGTAGAGAAGCTGCAGGTAGAAATCGCGAACATCCTCGAAATCCCACGATGCGCTGCGATCGCGGGGCACGCGGGCCTTCCATAGCGGGCTGTGGACGGCGGGCACATCGAGATGATGCTTCAGCGTCCTTTGCTGCGGCACATGCGCGAAGGCGAGGCTTTCGGAGGCAAAACGCACATCGGCGCGGCGCGCATCCGCAATCGGCCGCATATAGGCGCCGACGCCGTAATAATGGGCGATACCGGCATTCGGCGAAAAGGGCATCGCCCCGCCATAGGGTGAGTTCGGCATGTAGGGCACATTGGGGCGCATGCGCGCGACGACCGCCGGAATGATTTCATCGGTGACCGGCCCGCTCCAGAATTCCGCCGGCAGGCCGAGCATTGCCGCCTGCTGGAGGATTTCGCTGCCGCCGCAGAGCACGGCCAGCGAAGGCGACGCCTGCACGCCGTGCAGGAATTCCTCGACCTCCGCATGCACGTGGCCAAGAAAAGCCTTGTCGTTGCGCGGATAATCGAAATTGGCGAACATGAAATCCTGCCAGACCAGCAGGCCGAGCTCGTCGCAAAGCGCGAAGAAATCTGGTGTCTCGTAGGCCATGGTGCCGCCGATGCGGATCATGTTCATGCCGGCTCCGGCAGCAAGCCGCAGGAACGGCTCGTAATCCGCCCGCCCGCCCGGCAATCGCACGATATCGGCCGTCGTCCACACCGCACCACGGCAGAAGATGCGTTCGCCGTTGACGAGGAGCGCGAAGTCATCGCCATCGGCACCGCGGTCGATGTCGACGCGCCGGAAGCCGGTCCTGCCGAGCGGATATTCCACCCCGTCGGAAACCAGCGTCAGTTCGTAGAGACGCGGAGCGCCATGCGTGTGCGGCCACCAGGCCTCGATGTCGGAAAGCTTGAGGATAGCCGAGTAATGACTGTCGCCGACCTTTTCGAAGGGTTGCTCCATCCCGCCGCAGTGCAGCAGCATTGCCGGATCCTCGGCATTGCTGTGCAGGGAAACGCTGAGTCGGCCGACGCCACTCTCCTCCAACACGGCGCGGATGGAAACATTGTCGATCGAGACGGGATTGCGCCGCACCATCGAAATCGGCCGCCATGGCCCGACGGCATGGATATCGGGGCACCAGCCCGGCATATGGCCGAGCAGAGTCGTGCGGAAATTCTTCAAGCCCGCCGGCGTGATCATCTGCGGCCGCCAGCGCGCGCGCGGGCCCGGCTCCGACAGGCGGGGGCCGAGCGCCCGGAAGCACAGGGCCAGCTCGTCGCCGCCCGAAAGTGTCACCGGAATCTCGTGCGCCGTGAACATGCTCTCGGAAAACAGGATTTCCTGGCCGTTCAGGAAGACGTGGCAGAGCGTCGCCAGCCCTGCGAAACGCAGGATCGCGTCACCCGGCTCGGCATCGAAAAGCCGGCAGAGATACCAGGCGTCCCGCGTGTTCAGCGGCTCGGGATTTTCCCGATCGAAGAGACCGGCTTTTTCGAGTGCTGCGGCGACGGTCCCGGGAACGGGAGCCGGAATGGACTGTGCGGAAAGTGGGATGTCGTGCGGCAGGGCACAGGCACCCGGCTCCGTCAGGATCAGGTTCCAGCCTTCGGAAAGTAGACTTTCCTCGGCACCGATGCTTGCCAAACGCCCCCGCATGGTCAGATCTCCGGCCTCAGATTCGCCCCGCAAGCGACGCCATCATGGAATCCCATGCATCGGCGGCCGGATCAAGTGCTGCCTGCAACGGCTCGAACTTCTTGCGGGTGACGGCGCGGGCAAGCTGGAACTGCACCGATTTCGCCACCTCGGAAATGCGCCTGGCATGCTCGGCGGCAGCCGTGAATTCATCAGGGGAGAGCCAGGTGAGGTAATCGGCCGCCAGTTCGAAATTGGCGCCCACCTGGCGAAGCGTGTTGAAGGCGTATTTGTGGAAGAAGCCGAACGGCCGTTCCGCCACCGCTTCGACCTGTTGCGGAAAGACGCCTGCAAAGGCGCGGATCGGGTTTTCGCGGGGACGCCGGGCAAAGTGAAAGCCGGCAAGCCGCCGCGCGGTCGCGCGCAGATGCGCTTCATCCGCGGGCTTTTCCGGGAACCGAGCAAATTCCGCATAGGGAAGGAACGGCGGGTCGTTTTCCCGATGCAGCTGGAACAGCCCGTCGAAATCCTCGCCTTCGAGACTGAAATAACCGGCATTGTGGAAATAATCGACGCGCTTGGCCGCGACGTCCAGTCGGTTGATCGCAACCGTCGTCTTGCCGTGCTCCTGCCGGTAGGCGGTGCCGCGCGTATCCGGCATGTAGAAGGAATCCATTTCGATCAGGCAGAGACGGGCCCGCGCGATCTGAACCTCGACATGGCGTTCGACACGGTCGTAGATGGCAAGCTCGGTCGCACGAATGCCGTAGAGCACTTCGAGATCCTCCAGCGGCACCTTGAAGAAGGTGAACTGGTCGCCCTCGAAATCCTGCGTCAGGGTAAAACCCAGCATCGCCTCCGGCGCAACGCCTGATGTCGCCAGTACCTCGATCCAGAGATCGACATAGCAGTTGGTTTCCGGCCAGGCGCGCTCGCCGGAATGCAGCGCATGCGCCCGGTAGGTTTCGGGGTCGATTCCCGAAAAGACCGATGTCATCGATTTGCTCAGCCCCACAGCGCTTTCCGTACGCTGGCCGGCCATTGCTTCACATCGAGCCCGTGATGATGGAAGAGGGCAAGGGCGATGCGCTCCAATCCGAAGCCGACGCAGGCGGTGTGCGCGACACTGCCGTCTTCGAGATTGAGACCCCACTTCGTGCCGAAGGCATCCTGATGGTAGTTGAAGCTCATGCAGGCGGTCGGATTGGCAGCCGAGGTGATCGGGATCAGCAGCTCGAACTTCAGGTTCTGGTCCCGCTGATTATTGGCGAGCATCTTGCCGGCGCGGCCGAAGAACGGATCATTGGCGACGTCGATCGTCACATCGAGGCCGACCGCCTTCATCATCTCGACGCCGCGATCCATCCAGCGCTGGCGGAAATCGGTGACGTGCAGCTCGGTGCCCATGCAGACATATTCACGCATGCGGAACAGCTGCTGGCGGGCAGGGTCTTTCGACGGCTCATGGCGGAAGCAATAGGATTGCAGATCGAAGAGGCCACCCGTCTTCGGCAGGTTGCCGCGCTTGGCGATCGTCGGATAGAGCGGATAGCAGGCAGCCGGCGTCAGCACGATGTCGGTTGCCTCCTGCCCCTTGGTCCAGTCTTCGCCGACTTCCATGCATTGCAGCAGGCTGACATGATCGAGTTCGCTGCCGCAGAAGCTGTGGACCGTGCCGGCGAGCTGCGGAAAGCTCTTCATGTAGCCGCTCTTTTCGAAGAAGGCGCGGTTCATGCCGGGCGGAAAGCGCATGGCTTCGGCACCATCGGCGCCGCCGAACGTGTCGATCAGGCGCTCGAAGGCGGCGATCACGTCTTCGAACTGGCCGCTGCGGCCGTAGAGCCCGTCGATGCCGGTATCGATCAGCAGACCGGATTCGAAAAGCCGGTCCAGAAACGAGGTCTGCATATCCATGACTGTCACCCCAGTAGGCTAGTGTCCTGCTTATGGACAAGAAGCATGCTCGACGTGTTGCCGAGGATGCGATCGTTCGAAATCATGAGCTGTGCGGAATGCGCGTCGCGCAGATGGCGTCCAAGGCTGAAGGGCGTACCATTCTTGTAGCCCATGATGCCGCAGATCAGCATCGCATGGTTGACGATCTCCAGGATGGTCTCGGACGAGGCGATCTTGACGTTGTTCATCGCCACGGCAAATCCCATCGAAGACAGCCTGTCGGCATCGGCCTTGGCATCCTCATAGGCCTTGAGGCCGGCAACCACGTTGGATTTCACCATCTGCAACAGGTTCGAAACCTCGGCGAGGCGCAGCGCGCCCGGCGGCTGGGCATCCGGCGCCCTGCGGGCTGCGGCACGCACGAAAGCCTGGGCGCGCACAACGGCGTCGACGGCAATGCCGTACCAGACGCCGCTCCACAAGAGGTGCGAGGAGGCAAGCATGGACTGCGCCGCGATCTCCGCGAAAGGCTTCGGCAGGATCTGGCAAGCCGGCGCTTCGCCCTTGAACAGGAAGCCGTCGGAGCAGGTGCCGCGCATGCCGAGCGTATTCCAGACATGCGTTTTCTCGAGCGTGTACTGGTCCTTGAGGAAGGCCGTCAGCACCTGATCGGAGGAAGCCGCCTGCGCGTGGGCACGCGAGGTGATGAGAATGGCGTCGGCATGCGAGCCGTAGGAAATCACGGTCGCATCCTTTTCGAGGCGGCACGTGTCGCCATCGACTTCGACCGCACAGATGCTGTTGCGCAGGTTTCCGCCGATACCGCCTTCGGTGGTGGCGGATGCGATCAGCAGCTGCTCGGCGGCGACGCGGCGCATGAAACCGCGATGCCATTCGCTGTCGGCGCCGTGTTCAACGAGGCTCGACAGCTTGATGTGGTGCATGGCGAAAACCATGGCGCTCGCGGCACAGGCCTGGCCGAGCATCGAGCACAATTCGGCGATCTCGGTGATCGAGGCGGATTCGCCGCCGAGATGGCGCGGCACCTGGATGCCGAGCAGCCTTTCGGCCTTCATCGCATCGACGGCTTCCCGGGGGAAACGGGCTTCGGTATCGACGGTATCCGCGTGTTTCGCCGCGATTTCGGCGACGCGGGCCACCCTTGCGACAAGACCGTCCTGCATGATCTTGACGGGGAAATTCATCACGCGACCTTCCGGCCGTCCCGGATGAGATCGACGGTCCTGGCGATGGCCGAGATGCTCGCGAAGGATTTGCGGTTCAGGAGATTGTCGGGAAATTCGATGTCGAAGGCTTCTTCGAGGCCAAGCATCAACTGCACAGAAGCAAAGGACGTCAAACCTGCCGCATAAAGATCGGCATCGTCGGCAACCTGGTCGATCGACCCGGGAAGCTTGCCGAATTTAGCTACGAGGTCGCGGATTGCCTTATTCATCCCATCACTCCAAGATTCTCATGATCCCGAACCGGCGTTCATCGCCTTGTCATGAGCGTTCTTTTAGTGCGGAAAACAGAACATTCCGCTAATTTATTGAGTTAAATATGACTAAGGCTCATAGTTAGGATTTTAGCGATCCTTCCTACACCATCATAAACAACCATTTTATATCAATGGCTTAAGATAATTTCGCCGTTGCGACACACTCTGGTTTCCGACGTGGCGAGTACAGAAATGATACGAAAGCGCCGCTTTTGTCTCAATCGGCCGGCGGATAGGAATGCTCGCCACCGCGATAATCGGTGACGGAATAACATCCGTCACCTGTCGCCCGGATCGCGCTCCCAGTGACGACGGCCTTGCCGTGACCGCCTGGGATGTCGAGGATGTAGGCCGGCTGGCAGAGCCCGGAAATCCGCCCGCGCAGCGCCGCGACGATCTTCTGTCCTTCCTCGATCGTCACTCTGAAGTGGCTGGTGCCGGGCGCCAGATCAGGATGATGCAGGTAATAGGGTTTGACACGGATTTCGACGAAGGCCTTCATCAACTCCGCCAGCACGGCGGGATCGTCGTTGACGCCCTTGAGCAGCACCGACTGGCTGACCATGGCAATGCCGGCATCGACGAGGCGGCCGCAGGCGGCCCGCGCTTCCGTCGTCAGCTCTCTCACATGGTTGGCGTGCAGCGCGATATAGACCGTCTTGCCGCTCGCCTTCAGTGCCGCGATCATCGTCGCATCGATCTTCTCGGGGTCGACGACCGGGACACGCGTGTGGAACCTGATGATCTTCACATGCGCGATGCCGGCAAGCGCCTCCATGATGTCGTGGAGCCGGCGCGAGGAAAGCACCAGCGGATCGCCGCCGGTGAGGATGACCTCCCAGATCTCCTCATGACTGCTTATATAATCGAAAGCGGCCTGCATCGCCGCGGCATCGAGCGTGCCGAGGCCCTGCGGCCCCACCATTTCGCGGCGGAAGCAGAAGCGGCAATAGACCGGGCAGACATGCACGGCCTTGAGCAAGACACGATCGGGGTAACGGTGAACGATGCCTACGACGGGGCTGTGGGCATGATCGCCGATCGGATCGGCCCGTTCTTCGCGGGCGACCGTGAGTTCGGCTGTATCAGGCACGAATTGCCGAGCGATCGGATCAACGGGATCGGTGCGGTCGATGAGCTTGCTGATTGCAGGCGTCAGCGCAATCGCATAACGCGCCGCAACCTCCTCGAGCGCTGCGCGATCGGCAGACGCGACCAGTCCCGCCTTCACAAGATCGTCGACGCTCTTGATCGGTTTGACGGCATTCATCTTCCGACCTCCGCCACCGGCGCCCAGAGCACCTGGTCGATGCGTGATGCTCCCGTCGCCAGCATCACCAGCCGGTCGAAGCCGAGCGCGATACCGCTTGCCTCAGGCATCAGCGGCAGCGCAGCGAGAAAATCCTCGTCGATTGGATAGGTCTCGCCGTAGACCCGCGCCTTCTCGGCCATCTCGATCTCGAACCGTCGCCGCTGTTCGGCAGCGTTGGTGAGCTCGCCGAAACCGTTCGCAAGCTCGACGCCGCAGGCATAGAGCTCAAAACGTTCGGCGACCCTCGAGTCGTCTGCCGAGGGACGGGCAAGTGCCGCCTCTGAGATCGGATATTCGTCGAGGATGGTGATTCGGCCGAAACCAAGATGCGGCTCGATCCTTTCCACAAGCACCCGGCTGAAGAGATCGGCCCAGCCGTCGTCATCGGCAACACGCATGCCGACGCGCTTCGTCTCGGCGGCCAGATGGTCGCGGTCGGTCGAACCGTCGGCGGCGACCGAGGCGAGAAGATCGATGCCGGCATGACGCTCGAAGGCTTCGGCAACGCTGATCCGCTCCGGCCCGGCAAAGGGATCGCTCTCGGCGCCGCGATAGGCAAGCTTCCCGGTCTTCACCGTCTCAGTCGCCAGCGCCAGGATCCGCACGCAATCCATCATCAGGCTCTCGTAGCTTTCGCCGGCCCGATACCATTCGAGCATAGTGAACTCAGGATGATGCAGCGGCCCGCGCTCGCGGTTGCGATAGACATGGGCAAAACACGAGATGCGTTCCTCGCCCGCCGCAAGCAGCTTCTTGCAGGCAAATTCCGGCGAGGTATGCAGGTAGAACGGCGCCCTTTGCCCATCCGTCGTCAGCGCTTCCGTGGCGAAGGCATGCAGATGCGCCTCGTTGCCGGGGGAAACCTGCAGCACCGCCGTATCCACCTCGATGAAATCCTCGCGCGCAAAAAACCCGCGCAACGCCGCCTGGATTGCGTTGCGCCCGACCAGGAACGGACGGCGGTCGGCATGCACGGACGGGGTCCACCAAGGGGACGCTTTCGCCGAAGAGTTCATTCCAAGCTTTCTTCGCCGGAGAAGCCGGTATTGGGGGTGGCTATTTCCCGGATTTTAGGTTAGTTGCGCCCCAAAGAAAAACATTTGCGTCTTCGGGGCGTCTCGCCAGTCATCTACGACGCCGAAAGCCGAGTTACAAGGAAGTCTTATGGTCAAGGTCATCGCCTCTTCGGTCCGCAAGGGCAACGTTCTCGATGTCGACGGCAAGCTCTACGTCGTTCTCACCGCCCAGAACTTTCATCCGGGCAAGGGCACGCCGGTCACCCAGGTCGACATGCGCCGCATCGTCGACGGCGTGAAGGTTTCCGAGCGCTGGCGCACCACCGAACAGGTCGAGCGCGCCTTCGTCGAAGACGTCTCCTTCCAATATCTCTATGAAGACGGCGAAGGCTTCCACTTCATGAACCCGGCGACCTACGACCAGGTCGTCGTCGATGTCGACACCATGGGTGACGACAAGGCTTATCTGCAGGAAGGCATGTCCTGCATCCTCTCGATGCATGAAGGCATTGCGCTGGCGCTCCAACTGCCGCGCCACGTCACGCTCGAAATCATGGAGACGGAACCGGTCGTCAAGGGCCAGACGGCATCGTCCTCTTACAAGCCGGCGATTTTGTCGAACGGCGTGCGCGCCATGGTGCCGCCGCACATCAATGCCGGCACCCGCGTCGTCATCGCCACGGAAGACAATTCCTACGTCGAACGCGCCAAGGACTGATCCTGGTTTCAGCCTATCGGAGAGGCCGGCTCGCGCCGGCCTTTTTTTTCCGCCGTCTCAATTAAATAATCGGGGCATGATGTCGCGCGAAAACCGCACACACTTTTCGGCATCATGCTCTATCTCTTTGTTTTCACGCAATTCAGGATGCAAAACCGCTACGCGCTTTTGCTGGAATTGCCCTAGAGATGCGGGTTGCGCGGCCGATATTTCTTGACGAGCTCCTGGTTGATCTCGGCGGCACCCGGCATGTTGGCGCTGAGATAAATCGGCGCATCGCCGGATTTCGAAAGCTCCGAAGCGACCTCTGCGAAGATCGCATTGATGACCGTCACCCCGACCGCCGTCGAGACTGGCCCGACCCGAAGCCCCGTGCCTTCGAGATCGACAACGGCGTCACCCGGTGGCAGCCCGTTGTCGAGCACCACATCGGCCGCGTCGGCGAGCCGCCGGCGGCCATTGGCGATCGCTGAGGAATAGGCGATCGAAGTGATGGCAATCACCTTTGCGCCGATTTCGCGCGCATAGTCGGCGGCCTCAATCGGCGCGGCGTTCACGCCCGAATTGGAGGCGATGATGATGACATCGCCCGGCTGCATGCCGTAACGCTCCAGCATCGGCCGCACCAGGCCCTGCGTGCGCTCATAGACCGAACTGATGACTGCACCCTCATGCAGCATGGCCGAGCCGACGAGCACCGGAACGGTGAAGGCGAGCCCGCCGGCACGATAGTGCACCTCTTCCGCCAGCATATGCGAATGGCCGGTACCGAAGACATAGACACGCTTGTCGCCGCGGGCAGCATTGAGGATGACGGCTGCTGCCTGCGCCATCGGCTGGGCAAGCGTCTGCTTGAGTTCTTCCAGCCGGCCGATCAGATTGGAGAAGTAGGCATCGGTAATATCAGTCATCCGGCTTATCCTTGATTTCAGGCCGCTTCGCCACTGAGCCAAGTGGCGGTGACGGCAAGCGCATCGGTGAGATGCACGAGATCGGCACGCGCGCCCGGCGAGAGATGGCCGCGATCGGCAAGCCGGAGGAACCGAGCCGGATAAAGGGTCGCCATACGCAAGGCCTCGGCGAGCGTCAGGTCGAGATAGGTGACGCCGTAACGGATCGTCGAGATCATGTCGACGTCGGAACCGGCCAACGTGCCGTCGGAAAGCACTAGCTTCGAGCAGAAACCGCCCCTTTCGCGCCGGACGGTGCGTCCGTTCAGCGTGAACGAATCCTTCTCCGATCCGACGAGCGACATCGCGTCGGTGACGAAAAACAGCTTGCCTTCGCCGCGTTTGGCACGAAGCGCCGTGCGCAGGGCCTTCGGATCGACATGATGGCCGTCGGCGATGATGCCGCACCAGATCGAGGGATGATCGATCGCAGCGCCGACGAGACCGGGCGCCCGGTGTCCCAACTGGCTCATGGCGTTGAAGAGATGCGTGACGCCCCGTGCGCCGGCATCGAAACGTTCCTCCGCCGCCTCGCTCGAACAATCGGAATGGCCGATGCTGACGGTGACGCCGGCTTCCGCAAGCTCGCGCACCTGGGCAACCGTCACCTGCTCGGCGGCCATGGTGACGAGCAGCGTGCCGATCGCCTCGCGCGCCCGGATGAAGGCCTTGACGTCGCGGCCCTCCACCGGCCGCATCAATTCGGCCAGATGCGCGCCCTTGCGCGCAGGCGCCAGATGCGGGCCTTCCAGATGCAGACCGGCGACGCCGCGGTTCATTTTCACTGCCGCCTTGGCCGCGTCGATGGCGGCAATGGAGGCCTCTGATGTATCGGTGATCAGCGTCGGCAGCAGCGACGTCGTGCCATAGGATCGGTGCCCCCGGGCGATGATGTCCATCGAGGTGGTGGAAGGCTCGTCGTTCAGCATCCGCCCGGCGCCGCCATTGACCTGCGCATCGATGAAACCGGCCGACAGAACCCCGCCGGCAAGCGTCACCACCTCGCCGTCCGGCAGATCATTTCTGGCGATGATCGCTTCGACGCGGCCGCCGGCAACGATGAGGGCCTTGTCGTCATGGAAGCGCTCGCCGTCGAAGATGCGAGCACCGAGGAAGATCTTGCGGACCATCAGACCGTCTCCGTCACCTTGAGCAGGTTTGCCGGCTTGTCGGGATCGAAGCCTTTGCGGCGCGTCACCGACTCGATCAGCCGGTAATAGACGAGCAGCGACACCAGCGGATCGACGAGGCCGTTGCCCGTCGTCGGCACGCGCAGATGGACGCCGGAGAGCGGTTGTGCCGAGAAGCCGACGGTGGTGGCGCCGAGCTTCTGCAGGCGTTCCAGCGCCTGGACATTGTTGGCGAAGGCCGCATCGTCGGGCGCAAAGGCGACGATCGGGAAGCCCGGCTGCACCAGGCGCATCGGGCCATGCATCAATTCCGCCAGCGAAAAGGCTTCGGCATGCAGGCCGGAGGTTTCCTTGGCCTTCAGCGCCGCTTCGAGAGCGATCGCGAAAGCCGGGCCGCGGCCGGCCGTATAAAGCGAGGTCGCGTTGAAGAGCACCTCTTCGGCTGCCGCCGTGTCGATCCCCGCGGTCGCCGACAGTGCCTCCGGCAGCTTGCCGAGCGCGGCCTGCAGATCGGATCCACCGCCGATCGCAGCCGTCACGCCGGAAAGGGCGGCGACCGAGGCGATGAAGGATTTTGTCGCCGCGACACTCTTTTCCGCGCCGGCATTGAGACCGAGAACAATATCGGCCTGTTTCGCAAGCGGGCTGTCGGTGACGTTGACAACGGCGATCGTCGTTGCCCCGCCCTTCTTCGCCGCATCCTGCAGCGCGACGATGTCGGGGCTGGCACCCGACTGCGAGACGGTGAAATGCACGCCGCCCTTCAGATGCAGCGCCGCACCATAAACGGAAGCGATCGACGGACCGACTGAGGCGACCGGAACGCCACAGGTGATCTCGAAGAGGTATTTGAAGAAGGTGGCGGCGTGGTCCGAGGAGCCGCGCGCCGCCGTCGTCACCACACTCGGGCGGGCGGACGAAAACAGCCGGGCGATCTCGGCAAAGACCGGTTTTTCCTTTTCGAGCAGCGTGGCCACCACCTCCGGCGATTGACCGGCTTCCTGCAGCATCAGTGACTGGTTGTCATTCATAGGTCATCTCCGATTCTCAATTCGGCAACGAAATCATAGGCATCGCCGCGATAATGCGAGCGGGTGTATTCGACGACGCGCTGGTCTTCCAGGCGCGAGACACGTTCGATCAGAAGCGCCGGCGCGCCTGATTTGACGTTCAGGATTGCGGCGGAGGATGGGTCGAGCGTGACCGCGGTCAGCCGCTGCAGCGCGCGCACGGGCCTGTGGCCGCTGGCCGTCAGCGCATCGTAGAGCGATCCCTCGCCGCCGGCATCGTGCCCCAGGAACTTGATCGGCACCACGGCGCGTTCGATCGCCAGCGGCAGTCCGTCGGCAAGGCGCAAGCGGTCGAGCCTCAGCACCGGCTCGTCGCCGCCGAGGCCGAGCAGGAACGATTCCTCCGGCGACGGCGTATTGACCGCCCGCGACAATATCCGTGCGGCCGGCAGACGCCCGCGCGAGCGCATGTCGGCAGAGAAGGAGGAAAGCCGCCACAGCGACTGTTCCATGCGCTCCACCCTGCTCGACACGAAAGTACCGCTTCCGTGGCGCGATTCCAGTGCGCCGGATGCCATTAGGTCACGATAGGCGGTGCGCACGGTGACACGGCCGAGCTTCAGAGCCTCGGCAAGGTCGCGCTCGCCCGGGAGTGCGGTGCCGGGCTTCAGCAGCCCTTCCTCAATGAGGCCGGTCAGTGTCTGCGCCAGCCGCTTGTAGAGCGGCCCGGTCAGCGCCTCGTCACGCAGGCCGCGGCTGTTCAGTTCCGCTATCAGACTGGTTCTATCCATGGGCACACAATAGAACCTATATAGAACCAATCGGCAAGGTAGAATCGAACATGCAACGAAAAACCCTCGCCGGCGGACCAGCAAGGGCTTCATAGCGCTCAAATTTGACAGTCGTGCGTCCGCAGCGCCGCGCGTTTAGAAACGCGCGGCGCCGGAGGATGCTCAGTTCTTGGTGAAGATATAATCCGTCTCCTGGCGCAGCACTTCGCCGGGGCGCAGCACTGCATTCGGAAAACCTTGGTGATTGATGGCATCCGGCCAGACCTGCGTCTCCAGGCAGAAGCCGGCGAACGGGCCGTATTTGCGCCCGCCGATGCCGGGAGCCGCGACATCGAGCTTGAAGCCGGCATAGAACTGCACGCCTGGCTCCGTGCTGCGCACTTCCAGCGACACACCGGAATAAAGGCTGCGGGCAAGCGCGACGCTCCGCTTGGCGGTACGCTCGCCCGACAGGCAGAAATTATGGTCGTAAAACGCTTGTTCACTGCCGACGAAACGCTTCATCGGCGCCATCTCGCGGAAATCGAATTCCGTGCCCTCGACGGGACGGATCTCACCGGTCGGCACCTGCTTTTCATCGGTCGGCAGATAATGATCGGCGGCTATCATGATGTCATGGCCAAGCGCATCTTCGCGGCCGTCGAGGTTGAAATAGGCGTGCTGGCAGACATTGGCGAGCGTCGGCTGGTCGCTGGTCGATTCGTAGATGATCGACAGTTCACCGTTGCCATGCACCCAGAAAGTCGCCTGGATGGTGCAATTGCCGGGATAGCCGGCGCGGCCATCCGGATCGACGATCTTCAGCACCACGCGGTCGACGTCATGCTCGACGATCGTCCAGTTGCGTTTGGCGATATTGTCGCTGCCGCCATGCAGAT
Protein-coding sequences here:
- the efp gene encoding elongation factor P, translated to MVKVIASSVRKGNVLDVDGKLYVVLTAQNFHPGKGTPVTQVDMRRIVDGVKVSERWRTTEQVERAFVEDVSFQYLYEDGEGFHFMNPATYDQVVVDVDTMGDDKAYLQEGMSCILSMHEGIALALQLPRHVTLEIMETEPVVKGQTASSSYKPAILSNGVRAMVPPHINAGTRVVIATEDNSYVERAKD
- a CDS encoding aldose epimerase family protein, which produces MSDKLERDVFGRTKAGETVYRVEIKGGGLTAKIISWGAVIQDLRLEGHDAPLQLGFDDFDSYPLYSSYFGATPGRCANRVGGGRFTLDGKDYQLEPNENGVTHLHGGSDNIAKRNWTIVEHDVDRVVLKIVDPDGRAGYPGNCTIQATFWVHGNGELSIIYESTSDQPTLANVCQHAYFNLDGREDALGHDIMIAADHYLPTDEKQVPTGEIRPVEGTEFDFREMAPMKRFVGSEQAFYDHNFCLSGERTAKRSVALARSLYSGVSLEVRSTEPGVQFYAGFKLDVAAPGIGGRKYGPFAGFCLETQVWPDAINHQGFPNAVLRPGEVLRQETDYIFTKN
- a CDS encoding GntR family transcriptional regulator is translated as MDRTSLIAELNSRGLRDEALTGPLYKRLAQTLTGLIEEGLLKPGTALPGERDLAEALKLGRVTVRTAYRDLMASGALESRHGSGTFVSSRVERMEQSLWRLSSFSADMRSRGRLPAARILSRAVNTPSPEESFLLGLGGDEPVLRLDRLRLADGLPLAIERAVVPIKFLGHDAGGEGSLYDALTASGHRPVRALQRLTAVTLDPSSAAILNVKSGAPALLIERVSRLEDQRVVEYTRSHYRGDAYDFVAELRIGDDL
- the nagA gene encoding N-acetylglucosamine-6-phosphate deacetylase, with product MVRKIFLGARIFDGERFHDDKALIVAGGRVEAIIARNDLPDGEVVTLAGGVLSAGFIDAQVNGGAGRMLNDEPSTTSMDIIARGHRSYGTTSLLPTLITDTSEASIAAIDAAKAAVKMNRGVAGLHLEGPHLAPARKGAHLAELMRPVEGRDVKAFIRAREAIGTLLVTMAAEQVTVAQVRELAEAGVTVSIGHSDCSSEAAEERFDAGARGVTHLFNAMSQLGHRAPGLVGAAIDHPSIWCGIIADGHHVDPKALRTALRAKRGEGKLFFVTDAMSLVGSEKDSFTLNGRTVRRERGGFCSKLVLSDGTLAGSDVDMISTIRYGVTYLDLTLAEALRMATLYPARFLRLADRGHLSPGARADLVHLTDALAVTATWLSGEAA
- a CDS encoding SIS domain-containing protein gives rise to the protein MNDNQSLMLQEAGQSPEVVATLLEKEKPVFAEIARLFSSARPSVVTTAARGSSDHAATFFKYLFEITCGVPVASVGPSIASVYGAALHLKGGVHFTVSQSGASPDIVALQDAAKKGGATTIAVVNVTDSPLAKQADIVLGLNAGAEKSVAATKSFIASVAALSGVTAAIGGGSDLQAALGKLPEALSATAGIDTAAAEEVLFNATSLYTAGRGPAFAIALEAALKAKETSGLHAEAFSLAELMHGPMRLVQPGFPIVAFAPDDAAFANNVQALERLQKLGATTVGFSAQPLSGVHLRVPTTGNGLVDPLVSLLVYYRLIESVTRRKGFDPDKPANLLKVTETV
- a CDS encoding SIS domain-containing protein; amino-acid sequence: MTDITDAYFSNLIGRLEELKQTLAQPMAQAAAVILNAARGDKRVYVFGTGHSHMLAEEVHYRAGGLAFTVPVLVGSAMLHEGAVISSVYERTQGLVRPMLERYGMQPGDVIIIASNSGVNAAPIEAADYAREIGAKVIAITSIAYSSAIANGRRRLADAADVVLDNGLPPGDAVVDLEGTGLRVGPVSTAVGVTVINAIFAEVASELSKSGDAPIYLSANMPGAAEINQELVKKYRPRNPHL
- the epmA gene encoding EF-P lysine aminoacylase EpmA; the encoded protein is MNSSAKASPWWTPSVHADRRPFLVGRNAIQAALRGFFAREDFIEVDTAVLQVSPGNEAHLHAFATEALTTDGQRAPFYLHTSPEFACKKLLAAGEERISCFAHVYRNRERGPLHHPEFTMLEWYRAGESYESLMMDCVRILALATETVKTGKLAYRGAESDPFAGPERISVAEAFERHAGIDLLASVAADGSTDRDHLAAETKRVGMRVADDDGWADLFSRVLVERIEPHLGFGRITILDEYPISEAALARPSADDSRVAERFELYACGVELANGFGELTNAAEQRRRFEIEMAEKARVYGETYPIDEDFLAALPLMPEASGIALGFDRLVMLATGASRIDQVLWAPVAEVGR